In the genome of Rhodothermales bacterium, the window CGATCACACGCGACGGCCGCCTGCTCTTCGTGTCGAGCCGGAATCAGGAGGGCGGCTACACTCCGCGCTACCCGTTCGGCGACAACGCGCTCGTCGGGACCGTCGCCGTGATCGACACGCAGACGAACACCGTCGTCAAAGTGCTCGAAGTGGAGGAGTTCGCCTCGGGCATGTCGATCTATCAGCCCTGATGGACGCGGTCTCGATGCCCCGGCTCAAAGTCCGCTGCATCGCCGATGCCGACGAGGCGTGGACGGCGATCCGGCTCGGCGCCGATGCGCTCGGGCTCGTCTCGGCGATGCCGAGCGGGCCGGGCGTGATCGACGAGGCACAGATCGCGGCCGTCGCCGCGGTCGTGCCGCCCCCGGTCGCGACGTTTCTGCTGACGAGTGCGCAGGACGCGGACGCGATCGTCGAGCAGCAGCGCTGCTGCCGGACGAACACGCTGCAACTCTGCGATGCGCTCCCCGAGGGCGACCACGCCCGCCTACGCGCCGCCCTTCCTGGCATCGCGCTCGTCCAGGTCATCCACGTCGAAGGCGAGGCGTCGGTGGACGAAGCGCTTGCCGTCGCGCCCCACGTCGACGCGCTGCTCCTCGACTCCGGCCGGCCGAGCGCGGCGACGAAAGAACTCGGTGGGACCGGGCGGACGCACGATTGGACGCTCAGCCGCACGATCCGCGAGCGCGCCTCCGTGCCCGTCTTCCTCGCCGGTGGTCTCCGCGTTGAGAACGTCGCCGACGCTGTCCGACAGGTCCGGCCGTTCGGCGTCGACCTGTGCTCGGGCGTCCGCACCGATGGGCGACTCGACGCAGCGAAGTTGGCCCGATTCGTCGCCGCCCTGCGGTCCGTGCCGGCGGATTGACGCGGATTCCATCGCCGCCGCCGAACCTTCCCCGCTCGTCGGCGATTGACGTGCCGACTGCCGACATTGTTTACCGGCCCCGCGCAGACGCAGTATGCTGCGACTCTACGCCTACTCCACTGCTTTCTCTTCCAGCCCCTCGCTATGAACGTCACCACCTCCACGCAACCCCTCGACGCACTCGACGCCGACCTCCTCGTGCTGTTCGTCCCCGCCGGGACCGAGCCCAGCAGCCTGCCCGACGCGTTCGGGCCAGGGCTCGACCAGGCGGCGGCGGACGCGGCCACGTCCAAGGAGACCGTGCTGTTTTATCCCACGAAGGGCGCAGCGCAGCGTGTCGCCGTGATCGGGCTGAGCGAGGACGGTGACGAGGGCGAGCGGCTCCGCACGGCCGCCGCGCAGGCCGCCGCGACGGCGCAGAAGCTGAAGGCCGACGCCGTCGCGCTCGCGCTTCCCGATGGGGCCGAGGCCGCGTCCGCCGCCGCGCTCGCCGAAGGCTTCGTCCTCGGCAGCTACCAGTTCCTCGACTACAAAACCGGCAGCGACGCGCCGCACGCCGTCGCTGGTTTGACCGTCCGCGTGGCGGGCGATGACGCAGCGGAAGCGGTCGAGGCCGCGCACATCCGCGCCGAGGCGGCGTGCTTCGCCCGCGACCTCGTCAACCTCTCGCCCCACGACAAAACGCCGACGCTCCTCGCCGAGCGGGCCGAGCGGATGGCGGCCGAGGTCGGGCTCCGCGCCGAGGTATGGGACAAGGCCCGTGTCGAGAAAGAAAACATGGGCGGCCTGCTCGCCGTCAACCGGGGCAGCCAGGACCCGCCCGTCTTCATCACGCTCGAACACAATCCTGCCGACGCGAAGAACGCACAACCCATCGTGCTCGTCGGCAAAGCCGTCGTGTTCGACACCGGCGGCCTCTCGCTCAAGCCGACGAAGGGGTCGATGGACCACATGAAAGCCGACATGGCGGGCGGCGCGGCCGTGATCGGGGCGATGATGGCCGTCGCCCGGCTCGGTCTGCCGCTCTGGGTCGTCGCCCTCATTCCGTCCACCGACAACCGGCCGGGTGAGACGGCCTACGTCCCCGGTGACGTCGTGACGATGCGCTCCGGCTCGACGGTCGAGGTCCTCAACACCGACGCCGAGGGCCGGATGATTCTCGCCGACGCGCTCGACGTGGCGAAGCAGTACGATCCCGAGCTCGCCGTGAGCGTCGCCACGCTGACGGGCGCGCAGGTCGTCGCGCTCGGCTCGCGCGTCGCTGCCGTGCTGACGAGCGAGGGTGATGGGGCCGCCGAGCGCCTCGCCGCGTTCGACGCCGCCGGTCGCCGCACGGGCGAGTGGGTCGCGCCCCTCCCGATGTTCGCGCACTACGCCGAGCAGCTCAAGAGCGACGTGGCCGATCAGAAGAACATCGGCGGGAGCGAGGCCGGCACGGTGACGGCCGCCAAATTCCTGGAGCACTTCACGCGGACCGACGGCGAGGCGGCCTATCCGTGGGTCCACGTCGACATCGCCGGGCCGGCCTTCCTCGACAGCCCGCAGCCGTACCGGCCGAAGGGCGGCAGCGGCTTCGGCGTCCGCCTCCTCACCGACCTCCTGCAGCGCCGCGCCGAACAATGAACCGCCCTCGCCTTGCCCTCACCCTCGGCGATCCCAACGGGATCGGCCCCGAGGTCGTGCTCAAAACGCTCGCGGACGCTGACCTCCGCGCTCGCATCGAGCCCATCGTCGTCGGCTCGGAGGCCGTGCTGCGGACGCACGCGGCGAAGCTCGGGCTCGAAGACGTGCTCGACGGGCTGACCGTGTGGGAGGTCGCGCCGAACGTCGACATCGAGGTCGAGTGGGGGCAGACGACGTTCCGCGCCGGGCGGATCGCGATGCGCGCCGTCGAGCGCGCCGTCGACGCGTGCCTCG includes:
- a CDS encoding leucyl aminopeptidase codes for the protein MNVTTSTQPLDALDADLLVLFVPAGTEPSSLPDAFGPGLDQAAADAATSKETVLFYPTKGAAQRVAVIGLSEDGDEGERLRTAAAQAAATAQKLKADAVALALPDGAEAASAAALAEGFVLGSYQFLDYKTGSDAPHAVAGLTVRVAGDDAAEAVEAAHIRAEAACFARDLVNLSPHDKTPTLLAERAERMAAEVGLRAEVWDKARVEKENMGGLLAVNRGSQDPPVFITLEHNPADAKNAQPIVLVGKAVVFDTGGLSLKPTKGSMDHMKADMAGGAAVIGAMMAVARLGLPLWVVALIPSTDNRPGETAYVPGDVVTMRSGSTVEVLNTDAEGRMILADALDVAKQYDPELAVSVATLTGAQVVALGSRVAAVLTSEGDGAAERLAAFDAAGRRTGEWVAPLPMFAHYAEQLKSDVADQKNIGGSEAGTVTAAKFLEHFTRTDGEAAYPWVHVDIAGPAFLDSPQPYRPKGGSGFGVRLLTDLLQRRAEQ
- a CDS encoding phosphoribosylanthranilate isomerase, whose protein sequence is MPRLKVRCIADADEAWTAIRLGADALGLVSAMPSGPGVIDEAQIAAVAAVVPPPVATFLLTSAQDADAIVEQQRCCRTNTLQLCDALPEGDHARLRAALPGIALVQVIHVEGEASVDEALAVAPHVDALLLDSGRPSAATKELGGTGRTHDWTLSRTIRERASVPVFLAGGLRVENVADAVRQVRPFGVDLCSGVRTDGRLDAAKLARFVAALRSVPAD